The Magallana gigas chromosome 6, xbMagGiga1.1, whole genome shotgun sequence genome includes the window CTGTACATTAATGTACAAATATGTTGATGTCTGGCACACTCTGTGGTGAATTTGTTGGACTCCGTTTTTTGTGTCGAGAATATTATTAGAGACAATGATTATTATTCTACTTTATTATCACTGATATGAGATGTGTGGTAGATCCAGTATTGTTGACCTATGGTGGAAATACTGCTCTGTTGTTTGTGATATATTGGGTTATGGTTGCTATGTTGTTCTCATCTATGTGTAGATCATCTCATTATTTAAAGACAAGAATTTTTCTCTTACCAATCTTTGTCACTTTTAAAGTTTATGCCTGTTCTACATATGCTTTAGATTGACTTCGAAGCATGTTcaaaactgggtttttttttctctttcttcatatataaaacaaagaaaggttatttcattttatacctTTATATAAGTTAAGGGGAATTATCCCACTTCATTTACAGAGATGAAATAATTTTGTGTGCAATCTATTGTGTGATGTCAGACTTTTAAGAATCAAGATTTGACACACCAAGTTTGTTATCTTGATTAGATTTGCTTGtcataataaagtaaataagtatttgaaattttttttggatagaTTTGAACTAGAAATCATTCaatatcaaaattgtatatatagtatatacattgtacctgTCTATTATAACATTTGTGTTGTCAGCAGTTAACAAGATTGGTTTCTAACTGTTGATAATTCTTATAGAGCTATTATTAACAAAGGTagtcattaataatttttacttcgaaatattttttaaagaggcTGGTACTACATGGAgtaaatattacattaaaaattaaaaaatatatgcagtAGTCACTTTTAAAGttctattttaaatgaaagagagaattattgatataattttatatatttatttgagattatgaaatttatctatcacaaattttgaattttttgtcttgTTATATTTTTGGTACTTTCATACACAGTACTAAATTAATCAGTTTTAGAGGATTTGAATCTTGTAgagattttacttttttatacatgtgcTTTTCTGTAATTATTGAGcactaatatttttttgaaacacTTACATATAATGAATATTTGTGAATCAAATATAAAGCTGTCTTTTTGTTTCTAATTGATGTAGATAAGACATTGATGTAGAATTTGTAGTGAATGTTGTGAGGCCATCTTGGAGCTGTAAttggtgtacatgtatatatcatctCTGTAGCTTAAATGTAACATCATAacaaattgtattttgatatatcCCAATAAATCTGAAAGCCTCTATTCTGTTTGTGAATAAATGTGCAACTTCGATATACGCTACAatctatttttttcaacatttccaAGGTTTTAAAACCAAGTTTACCAACCAAGTTCTTTGTTATGGAAAATACTCATGTACGTTACTGTATGGCCAAACTTGTTTTGggtttatgaaaaaatacacaCAGGAAAGAATTACATAAACAGCGATTATGAAATCTAAGTCACGGTCATACCTCACGTCTTTTTTTCAGAGATACAAAACCGTATCATGTAATAGAATATTGTAGAACAAATATTGACTAAGGTTGAGgtcaacattgattatattatataaggaccccccccccccccttgacgAAATATTTCATGACGCGATACAatacataatacaaaataaCGCGAAGCATATCATTTCATATTACAGTGTTGTATCATTTTGTATCATGTTACGTTATTgtaattgaatcaaaatatgaatcaatgttaattatgttgaataaaattatattatatggtatgataatatataattttaatttagatgAAAAAAGTCTGATCAAAACCTACGAAAAATATGAAAAGCAATGTGTTTCtgcttgtaatttttttcccaaaactACATGCATTTTCTGCTTGTAATTTTTTCCAAAACTACATGCATTTTCATAACAAATtgcatttcttttttgaaaaggGATTATACGTTTTACTTTTTAAGACCAATAGTTGGGAATCAAATTGATAAGAGATTTTGATAGAgtaaataattgaataatgaataatagagtgtgaaaatgaatttaattcttAAGTCAATTGGTAGGGTGAATTGAGTTCTATGCGTAATTTCTACCCATCCACTggtttataaatgtttaaactaTTTACCTCTAATTATTGTGAGACTCTTGCGTTTAAGTCTATTTTGCCGTTCCCACAAATGAATATAATGGCcaaattgttttgtatattgTTGGCTTCTTGTAAAAggtgtttttttcattatatgacAAAAACTCTAATTTGGGAGGAAGATATAGCAACATGCGGTGAGAATTTTCGGAGAAGTTTGTTTATTataccttttctttctttcaaagCACAGAGGCTCACTACCAATGACATTTACAAGGTGGACACTTTTctcaatttttattcattacacCAAAGGAATAGACATGTCACTgaacaatgctaaaaaaaaaaattaattcatagatGTCAATAATAATATAACTTCTTGTTTTGTATACCTCATTAACAAATGTGTACAATATCTTAACACACTTTTTGATTAAATAAGATCAGGCAATAGATAAAGCCTTTGTAAGCAAAACAACTATGACATAATAATGAAGAGCAATTTAGTCTTGATAcggaataaatacaaaaaagacttcaataaaataacatattaattaagacaaataGCACAGAAACCAATCagtgaaaggtaaaaattgcaCATTAACGAGTACATGAATGTGGAACTTAATTCTATAAAGTTGTAAAAagatagaaatacaaaaaaacaaaacgcgTCTATTTAACGTTTGATGTTTAATGTAGATTTTTCCCTATTTGAAGTACTTTCAGACTTCACATCTATAAATGTAGTGGCATTCGTTCACCCTTGTTCACCGTTCCACGTTGAAGTACTTTAAGAAGATCACTAAACCTACTCTCAGGTTTGAGTGTAGAAAATTTAAGTATATGTTGATAAACATACCGGTAAACATTTATAGATATTGTTTGATGATGTAATGCATGAAATCCTAGCAGTTACCGGCCTCCTTTCCAAAACAAAATCAAGAGAGAATATTAgttatttttaaacacaaatgttttagcatgatgttaatatgttttatgatatgtGTATTCCCACTGTCAGATACATTTACGCAGATTTAATAGATTTGATGATCATAAGATACGAGTCGTAATTTAAAAGGACATAAACttcataatttgatatattttgctATATACAGAGGTACTAAGGAAGGTAATCTACCTTATAACAACATGACATTCATCAACAAATTGACAGTGTTCGAACACCTCTCTAACGCTTTCTCCTCTTCTTACTCCCGTCTGGTGCCCCCTTTTGTTTCTTTCTCTTTGATCGAGCCTGATCCTTTTGTTTCCGGGCCTGTCCTTTCTGATGCTTGCCTTTTGTACTAGGTCGTTTGTTTTTGGTGTGTTCACTCCCTCCGACTTTCTTGCCTTTCTTTGCTGCTTTTGTAGAGAAATGTTTTGCTGCCCTGGAAGCCGCCTTGGCTGCGATGCTTACCCAGGCGTCCGCGCCGGGTATTAGTGAACCATGTGGGATACCGTACCATGgttattactacatgtaccagTCCATACAGAATTTAGAAAATGCCCAATATCACCAACAACACACAGAACCAGGATCACAACAATAAATTGACGGCAAAAGTCCATGATTTGCGGTCTAAGTTGACAACAAAAGAAGTCCCTAATCAATGGAAAAGACAGGTGTCTGTTTCTATCCTGGCCATTTTGTTTATAGGGCCTATGTATATGTGTTCCGATATTGACAAACCCCGTTAATAAATATAAACTGGAGAATCGGAATTTAAAGGTTAAAATAAACTACTGACAAATTAACCATGTTATCGTCATGACGCTGCTTAtcattgtaaaatttcaatctGTACACTGTTCGTGTGATACCggtattgaaaaaattattttttaaaagttctaaTTCACCCGTTCAAAcgaacaataaaatatttataaaataaaactcaaaATACCAATATCTATAGGAACAGCTCGCCTGCGGGAgtgcaacatacatgtactccGAAAATGAAGGAACAAAAATATGTCCATCCTGCCTTTAATAACAAGATTCTTAGTTTCCATTTTACGATTTCCAGcgaccatttttttaaaatctgtcaTAAATACCCTTATTAACAGCTGCAGTAGAACCGGTACCTCAAGCTCGGAAAATATGTAACCCGAATTTCGATTTTTCTAAACCAATTTCCTAGAGAGACTTTCTAAAAAATATCTCTTTCTGTTGAATGAGAAATGCTTTTTTcacctttaaaaacatttttctttttgcaataTCTGATTGGccgaaataaataaatatacacttGAGACAATTTTATGTATCCCCCGTCCTTTATAACTTTAGAACTAACTACATTCTCACTCAATTCCAAGATTGGACCCACAAGTGCCTCTGAATTGTCCAGTGAATATACGATGAAGATACGttgatttcataattttacatgtaaatgatggAGAGTATGGGTCGTATTTAACTTAATACCGAATTCTTAGGAAGTCAAGCTACATACGTATAtcataatgaaattaatttgcaCGCATATGTGCATTTATCTGTACATTAATCAGTGAAGCGAAATATATAAAAGTTGTAATAATTTTGGTTGCAGCTCTTTCTTACTCTTGAATTCACCtttataaatatagatatttcattgatatttaagTTTACATTTAATGCCCTTTAACATGAGATTTTATTACGTACTGCTGATTGTTGATTAGTTATTGAAAATTATCACATTTCAAAGCATTTTTGACACTTTAGAGGAAAAGCGATTTTTAAAAGCCAATTAATATTTTCGACGGACAGTAGCTgctcattaaaattaaaagtataattATGAAAGTAAAAAGACATATCGATATACCACAGAAAGTAGGATTCACCCCCTCCCCACACACACAGATCAACTCTTCTTTGAAATGTTAAGtagtatataaataaaactaatgTATCTTCAATCTTCTAGGTATCTGATTCTTTTGGCGATTCCAGTCAGACACTCTCCAACCATCATCTCACCGTCACCAAGGATACACACGCTGCGTGGTCTATTTATTCCTCCTTCAGGAATGATGTACCTCAGGAATCGTCCGTCTCTGTCCAGCATATGAATCTTGTTACTGTCAAAATCTGTAACGATGACGTGACCGACAGAATCAGTGGTTACCGTAGAACATCTAACACCCGAGTACGAGTACCGGAATATGCCCACTCTATCGACGGCAATGACTGCTTTTTTCTCCCAGTCAGCTACAATAATGTCCCCATTGACATTCTCAGTGATATAAATCGCCAGCTTGTACAGAGGTTGACACTGCGAGTCGTACTGGATTTCCTGGAGCACGGTACCGGTACTGCTGTATCGGACGACTTTGGACTGATCGTCTTTACCGAGACAGACCAGTAGATCACCGGACGCGGCTCTTGTGACGCCACGTGGCTGCCAGTCCCCGGTAGTAAGCAACGTCACCACAGTGTCGGTGTCTAATATCATTCTTACGGCTTTAGTTCCACTGTACACTACTTGTTTGTTGTACATACATAAGTACAAGCCAGTGGTAGTAATGCTGACGGTGTGGTGGAGGTGTCCCTGGAGATCAAACAACTTCAGTTCTTTGCTTGCTCCTCCCATCCACACTTTGTTATCGACGGTAACGACCATGCCATACAGACGattattattttcttcattaGCAGGGAACCCAGTGTCTATAACAGAAGTAACTGTTgatacatttgatatttttctacctgataactccttttcttttaatttattttccaaatattcaTCTATTTTATACTCATAAAATTTCGGAAATGAATACTGTGAAACCTCACTCCTAATCTTCTGACTCTGAATCACTTGTATAAAACTCTGTAATTTTGTGACATTCTTTGATTTCTGTAATTTTTCCGTTTTCCCGTTCATATCATCCACTCTTCCAATCATTTGTTCGAATTTTTCCTTTTGTTTCTGTAGTACAGCCTCGTGTTCCTTTTGCATGTCATCCAGTTCCTGGTGAAGTTTCTTCACGGTCTCCTCGATCAGTTTGATCCACTCTTCTCCTCGCGCTGTAACTTCATCTTTTCTCAGTTGGTAAACCGTAGGTATTGAGGACAGCAGCTTCGTCGTGTGATCTAGAATTCTGTGTAATTCATGTTTAGATGACTGAAGTCGATCATTTCCCCGTGCAATCACTTTAAAAAGTTCCTCAATTTTATCGGATAGCTCGGACATTTCGTGCGATTTGTGTTTGATAGAAACGCAAAGCATGCAAATCGGAGCATCACAAGTTTTACAGTATGCGGAACAATCGTTTTGGGGATGGGAATCACAGTGGCATGTGTCGTCATCATCCTTGCTGGTGTAATCTACAATGTCATGGCCGTTCTTTGATTTCACGCGTAGATGTATGAGGACACAGGGGTCACAGAGATTGACCTCGCATCGTCTGCAGAAAAACGAGACCGGTTGCTGACACAGATCACATTCCACCACATGCTGGGCTTCATCTCTAGATGCCATCATGAAAGATTTTGTGTGCACTGTAAAAGATTTTTATCAgaaacatatattaaatcatacatTGTTTAATTAAGTTTGCAAATGAGTTATTACCTGGGctggtaatttaaaaaatacatggatGTTTCGATGATAGAAGGATTTTATTTCGCCAGGATACATGCAATGCTTTGTTTAGTAATTCATGCGGGATAAGAAGGTAGCGATattgcaaaagaaaaaatatataacccgcgataactttaaaagaaattcattaaattgattgtaaaaagtaagtaaaattaactaaattactgtcaatgtacatcagtatgttaGCTAAAacaaacagccaaatcgtcttctaTTAGAATTTGAGACAGACATCATCATGATATTTTCGTGCAGTTCAGTTCGTGACTTTCTTACGTTGATAAAGGttacgaccaatcgataaacggggcgtgtagatttcaattttttaaatctatgaatTACAATTGATTTCCGTAAGAAACAGAGGGGCCATATTTGGTGTATGTAATCATACTAAATTAACACTGTATTTCTTAATATAACAGATTTCGTTGTAAAGATTACAAATTATGCTTGATGTATTTTAGCTGCAGCTAGTTGTATTGACGCTATGCCCTCCATGGGCCAATGATTTACAAAAGattgttattttctatttacatgaTCATATGATTATCTAAGGGGACTTAATactttaaatataattcatataaagTAATCACTACTCTAAATACCTTTGACAATATAGCACGGTGTCAGTGGGACAAAGGTCACAACTTATACATGCGCAATCAGAATTAAAAACATCGTGTCATGTTACAAAATCTGAAAGCCTCTTTCTTTTTTAGATTAAATCGTTATAGGCAATCATCAGCCATAGTAAATAAGtggcattttctttttcaaaatatcgtattcatgtacattttttttagttatttcaTCTGATATCACACAACATTACAGTAGTCTTAACAGGATGCATGCTTGGTAGTGCATTCATCATTATATATCaactttcatttattaaaacttcGTCTTAATATACCAGTCTTGGTTAAAGTATTACCTCACATTAGGAACATAACttccaaaataaaagaaaatcccTCTCAGACAGGCACAAAATCAACTTTCGGTTTATGAAcccttatatatatatggatCCTTATACACTATGGGCGCGCTTGATTTAGCTAACTGGGTGTACACTTACTATTTTACACCGGTGTAGACATTTTGTATTGTGTATCAAGTGCACTTAAATGGGGAAGTGTATATGAGGTAGAGAAAGGAGAATAAAAATGGCGGAAAAGGATGCAGTTTTAACAGAGAAACGGCAATCCGAGGCTTCTTTCTGATgtaaatgcaataaaatgaatatgtttCAAAGGATGACTACGATATTTGCGAGAAAGTAAACTTTTAAAAGAAGAACTTTCCTTTCAATTGCAGAAATGATCAACATCTAAACTGCAGCTTTTAACTTTACGTAATTGtgttaaataaaagtatgctgTTACCAAGTACGAATTTGTTTTCATAGGGGGCGATCATCACGGTTTCTTGATTCTCCATATGATAATACCGACTTCATACATAGTCAGCACATGTTTGCATAGTGTTCTCCCTTTAGCAGTGGGTTTATATTTGCATTATCAGTATCTAAGTTATGTCAATGGGAGATTAATAGACAAACATGCGCTCATGGTTCAAATAAGAGAAAACTGACTCTTCTTACTTTCGCTTTCTCTGTTGTAACCAAGGGTTGATACATGTTGAATATTATAATATCAATTCTATCACGTGACGTGTAAGGTAGCATGTTATGTTTTTCGAACACGTTAAGTCGTCAAACATTgatttaaaggaagtgaacatgaaaaaattatcaagggctcaaatttgtctgtttgatgtgtataatgatatctgaaaaccgtttagacagagctttcctcagtaaaaagatataccacttagaataactaattcttgcaatccatgtgcgctgccatattgttaaaatcattacctccctgctgggttatctctaagcatctaagagagggcagcactgatgctgccgtcagtgagacacattgcatttttacacacgtgTAGTAACAGGgataaaatgccatcatcaaaatgtgaatggaaacttgaaaggaatgtaaagagttgtcattttaaacagtgtttatggaggaagattttggatctcataatgatgcattcccaccagcagttaatgtgacatgtaactagaatggaatgtccttggatcagtgttattgtgaccttTTTTTCcttgcactcgggaatttcttgtttatgagtttgaacattatgtgtgctacataaatgagcacacaaggtgcattgcacagcatcctggcttttaaaaagtgtcttagtcctgttattcttttgacagcataaacagaaccggcgtacatatcatcaagatcttatgtaaaaaaaaaaacaaatcagaaaaatttccagggcatttaaataaaaagtaacggtaagaaACCCCACATGGAAAAtggaattacaattttatatt containing:
- the LOC105344749 gene encoding E3 ubiquitin-protein ligase TRIM71 isoform X2 yields the protein MMASRDEAQHVVECDLCQQPVSFFCRRCEVNLCDPCVLIHLRVKSKNGHDIVDYTSKDDDDTCHCDSHPQNDCSAYCKTCDAPICMLCVSIKHKSHEMSELSDKIEELFKVIARGNDRLQSSKHELHRILDHTTKLLSSIPTVYQLRKDEVTARGEEWIKLIEETVKKLHQELDDMQKEHEAVLQKQKEKFEQMIGRVDDMNGKTEKLQKSKNVTKLQSFIQVIQSQKIRSEVSQYSFPKFYEYKIDEYLENKLKEKELSGRKISNVSTVTSVIDTGFPANEENNNRLYGMVVTVDNKVWMGGASKELKLFDLQGHLHHTVSITTTGLYLCMYNKQVVYSGTKAVRMILDTDTVVTLLTTGDWQPRGVTRAASGDLLVCLGKDDQSKVVRYSSTGTVLQEIQYDSQCQPLYKLAIYITENVNGDIIVADWEKKAVIAVDRVGIFRYSYSGVRCSTVTTDSVGHVIVTDFDSNKIHMLDRDGRFLRYIIPEGGINRPRSVCILGDGEMMVGECLTGIAKRIRYLED